The nucleotide window CTTTCACAGGTTCAACAACATAACTGAAATCAGGAACAGAAAATCCTTTGGCTACTTCATACATTCTTTTCGAATAGTCTGCAGCCTGCAGCCCTTTTCCGTAAGAGTAATTTTCAAATGAATTGCGATCAAAAGGAGTACTCCAAAACAGGTCTTCTTTCTGAGGATAAAAACCAAAGTCTTTCAATTCATTTAAAATTTCAAGATATCCTGATTCGGCAATATCTCTTGTAATTACTTTCTCCATTGATTTCCCCACATCTTTCCGACTGTAAATTCCCAGTGGGTTTCCATCAGTCCCCAGAAAATCGTCTTTCCCTCCGTCATTTCGAAACGGTCCAACGGGATCATGGTTTCCTGTGGTTAAATAAAAACGGATTCCGTATCTCCTGTGATATTCTTCTAAAATTTTATGAAGTCCACGCAGATTATAAGCCTGTCCGTCATCTGAGAAATCACCGGGCATCGCTACAATTTTAATTCCTTTCACAGCAATATCATCCAGCGCTTTAAGAAAGGCAAAGTAATTCTCATTGAAGATTCTTGTGGAATGCAACTGAGAATCCATGGTTCTCAGAATAGTAGATTTTCCCGTTTTCGGATTGATAATTCCCTTAAAATCATGGTCCGAAAAACTCCCGTACAGGTCCTGGAAATGGACATCCGAAAGAAAAGCAATCTGCACGGGTTTCTGTGCATGAAAAAGGGTAAACATCAATAATATAACAACGAATATTCCTTTGTTCATCTTTTAAAATAAGACGAAATTACAGGAATTGAGAAGGAAATATTTTAATTGAATTTTAAATAATTGTGAAGGAAGTTTCATTCTTCTAATTCTGCATTTTTTCCGGCATAATTTTCCAATATTCTTTCAGAAACATCTCTTAATGTCTTTTCATTCTCAGGATGTTTTCCAAAACTCGTAAAGAATTCTACATGATTTTTACTTTTATTATACCACACTTTTCCTAAGGAATTTTTAACAGTCAATGTGTCTGGTCTTGTAATTTTTTTGAAATACTTAAACATATATTCATTCATTGGAACAACCTCCACTTGAGAACCTAGAGAACTACTATCCGTTGCCATATATCTATCTTTATCCCAATACATATAGGCTTTATTAATTGCAGGAGGCTCCCAGCCAGAAATAATGCCAAAAGATTTAGAATTTTTGCCATTAGAGAAAACAACGCCTCCAGTAACAAGAAATAAAATAAAGGTCATTTCTAAAATACCTAATCCATTTTTTCTAATCAAATCTGGTAATAAAACTGTTGGTGATACAGTAATAATTATCTGCTGAACTTTATCAGATATATCTTTGAAACTTAAACCAAAAATATTTGTTGCATCTTTTCCCTCCAGACTTATCTTATCACAAAAATTATTAAAATCAGTATACCCTATATATTTACTTAGACAGTCTAACGCAATATCATCAATATTATAATCTTCATTTTCTTGGACTAGGCTGGTATAATATCTTGTATATGACCTCTCATCTCTTTTAAAACCATATTGTTCTTCAAAAAGAGAACTTAAATAGCCAGAAACAGAATTTTTACTTCCCCTTGGAAGCTCACTTTTTGCTTTCTCGAAAACGGTTTTCATTAAAAATCTTTTCTTCTCATACATAATTTTTCAGGTATTAATTATTTGCTGTCCAAATTAGACAAAAACAAGACGTTAAAATTGCGGTTTTCCGTAAAAATCAAACACTTACAATATATCTAACTGTCCATCGCCTGTCTGAGTATTTGAGGTTATATACAAGATATTTGTAAAAGAAATCAGAACAAAAAATAACATTAAAAAATCTAAAACCTGATTTCAAAAATCACCAGATAAAACGGAGGAAAACTCCGGATTGGGAAGCAGATGTTTCTCCTCCGTTTTTGAAGGTTCACTTCCCTAAAAAATTAAGAAGCGCTTCGAAATTTTAATTGTGTACAGCCTGAGATAAATACATCTCGGGAGGAAGAAAAACTATTTCAACTTCAAAAATTTTAAGGAAATGATCGAGATTATATTGATGCTATTAGGTTTAGCATTCTCAAACAATAATGCCAATACAACAACTGCAAATGATAATAACCCAACTACTGTAACAACTCAAACTCAAGGTGGGGCTACGGATCCTGGAGGATCTACAGGGGAAAGTGGGGGAAGCGATACGGGAGGAGACACAGGTCCTGTTCTGCCACCTAAAAAATAGAAAATCAAACCGTTCTACATTAGAGCGGTTTTTTTTATTTTAGTAAAATGATACGATATCTATTACTTATTCTGATGTTTTTTGTTGCTTGTGAAAAGAAACAAGCAATTCATAATGTTTCTCAGGCAGATAAATTGTATGATGAAGGTGCCAATCTTCTCCTTAAAGATAATGTTGAAGCCTATAAAAAGTTTCAAAAAGCCCTACATTATTATTATAAAGTAAGAGATTCATCTAACATTTCTAAAAGCTTGATATGTCAGGCTATAGCTCAAAAATATACAGGAGATATATTTGGTGCTGAAACCACATTAGTAGATGCTCTCACCTTTATGAAAGAAGGGGACGAAAGTCTTTATTCTGCATATAGTACACTTGGAGATATAAAATATGCACAAAAAGAATACACATCTGCTGAAGAATGGTATAGTAAAGGCCTTTCCGAAAAAAATATTTCTCAAAAGGACAGATTTGACATGCTTAATAACAAAGGTGCTTCTGAATATAGGCAAAAGAAATATTCTTCAGCATTGAGAACATTACAAAGTATAGATCTAAAAAATGTAAAGGATATTAATCTAAAAAACAGGATTCAAGAAAATATTGTATATACTCAATGGTTACAAAATAAAAACTATCCCGCTCAATCAGAGTTTGAAAAACTATTAAAGCTTAAATTAAAAAATGAAGATAATTGGGGGGCAAATTCAAGCTATTCTCATTTAGCAGAGATAAATCAGGATAGTAATCCTACCAAGTCTTTATACTATGCACAACAAATGCTTAATATCGCTAACAAAATAAAAAGTCCTGATGATAGACTTGAAGCGATAGAAAAGATATCATTAGTTGACAATCCTTCTAATGCAATTAAAAACTTCAAACTCTACAAAAACTTATCTGACAGTATTCAAAACTATAAAAATGATAATAGAAATCGATTTGCTTATATAAAATATGATAGCGAAAAGAAAGAAATAGAAAATCAAAGATTAAAGGCTGACAACTCACAAAAAAAACTTAATATTTTGTTATTATTAATGGCCTTAATCTTAGCTCTTATTGTTATTGTATGGTTTCGTAAGCGCCAGATAAGATTAAAACAAGAAAAAGAAATCGAGGTAAAAAACACGCAACTCAAAATGTCGAAGAAAGTTCATGATGTGGTTGCCAATGGAATCTACCAGGTGATGACAAAGATTGAAAACCAGGAAGACTTCGACCGGGATAAAGCGCTTGACGAACTGGAATTTGTATATGAAAAATCCAGGGATATTTCCTATGATAAAATTGGGGAAGAAAAAGAGTTCAGCAAAGTCGTCTCAGAGCTTATTGCTTCTTTTAATAATGATACCGTAAAAACCTTTACCGCTGGAAACAGCCCTGCGATCTGGGAGTCCGTTTCTCCTACAGTAAAAGAGGAAGTTTACCAAATGGTCCGTGAGCTGATGGTGAATATGAAAAAGCACAGCCGGGCCAGTCATGTTGCGGTTAAATTTGAAAAAATAAACAATGTCGTTGAAATTCAGTACAAAGACAATGGAATAGGAATTCCGGGAGACCTTGTGTATAAAAATGGCTTACGAAATACGGCATCCCGCATTGAAGCGATTAAAGGAACCATTACTTTTGACACGAAAATTGAAAAAGGGCTGAAGGTCAATCTTTCATTCCCTGTTTCCTAACCATCCAGCCATGTTCAAAAAAGTTTTAATCGTTGAAGATCAGGAAGTCATGAACCGGGGAGTCCTGAATACAATAAAAGAATTAAATATCCCTGATTTTGATTATGTAACCTATTGTGATGAAGCCTTAAGCAGAATCAGAACAGCTTTGGAAAGGAAAAACCCATATGATCTGCTTATTGCTGATCTTTCATTTGAAAAAGACCATATTCCCCAGAAACTTCGTTCCGGACAGGAACTTATTCTTGAAGCAAAAAAAGTTCAGCCGGCTTTAAAAGTAGTGGTATTTTCTGTTGAAAAGAAAGCAAAAACAATTGACGACCTTTACAAAATCTATCAGATTGACGGGTTTGTAAGCAAGGCAAGGCGTGACGGACAAGATCTGAAAAGCACAATACGGAAAATCTTTAACGGAGAAACCGTAATTCCCCAGGAAATTCTGAATACAATGCGTCATATTTCTTCTGAGTTTGATGCGTATGATATCAAATTGCTTGAGCTGTTAGCTAAAGGCTATAAGCAAAGTGAAATAAGCACTTCTCTGAAACAACAAAGAATGATGCCATATGGCATCAGGTCTATCGAAAGGAGACTGAACGAACTCAGAGACAGTCTCGGCGCAAAAAATAATATTGAGATGATCGTAATCTGCAAAGATATTGGCCTCATCTGATCAGGCTTGCTGAAATATCATTTTTTCGTCCCTTTTACGTGAAACCGTAATGACGAAAAATTAAATGAATATACTTTTGAGGACTTAAACATTTTTTTAATTAAACCGTATAACCATGTTCAAAAAAATTTTAATTGCCGAAGATCATGAAAGCATCAATATTTCTGTTCAGAAAACCCTTGAAGAGCTGAATATTCCCACCGTAGATTATGTGTATTACTGTGATGATGCTATTGGAAAAATTCAGAAAGCGTTACGGGAAGAATATCCTTATGACCTGTTGATTACAGATCTGTATTATGAAGAAGATCATCATGAACAAAACCTTAAAGACGGAAAAGAACTCATCAGAAAAGCAAAAGAGATACAGCCTGATTTGAAAATCATTGTATTTTCGGCAGAACATAAAACGGGTGTAATAGAAAATCTTTTTTCAGATTATGAAATCAACGGATATATCCGTAAAGCCAGAAACGATTCAAAAGAACTGAAAAAGGCCATTGCATCTGTATATATCGGCGAAAACTATTTATCTTTTGATCTGAAGCAGGATATGAAAAAGTTCAACAGCTATGAGTTTTCTACATTTGATATCACCCTTGTCTCTCTCCTTTCTAAGGGAATCTTGCAAAAAAACATTCCTGCCCACCTCGAAGAAAGAAATATTAAACCCTCCAGCCTGAGCAGCGTTGAGAAGAGATTAAACAGTCTGAAGGAAGACCTTGAAATAAACAGCAATGAGCAGCTGGTAGCCTTCTGCAAGGACATCGGGATTATATAGTATATAATTCATCTTACATACAGCCTTTCAAATTTTTTGAAAGGTTTTTTATTTTTTGCCCGTTTTACGGAAACCCGTAACGAACCAAAATTTAATGCTCATATTTTTGGACTGTTAAACCAATAAAAATTTTTGCAATGGAAAAAAAACCATTAGGAACAAAAGCGAAGACAGGAGAAAATTGTCCTGAATCTGGAGTTTGGAAAGTCGTTGGAAATCCTTCTACAACCGCTCCAATTTCAAAAGGAAATAGAATGCCTCCTTATGATGGTAAAGCTGTTACTTGGGAATTAATTCAGTACGCTTAACAAATCATTATTTCCAGTGATTATTAACAAAAAATGATCACTGGATTATCTAATAAACAAAATAATCATGGGAAAATTCGTAATCACACAAAGAATCAACAAAGAGTATCAGTTTAATCTGAAAGCCGGAAACGGTGAAATTATTTTAACCAGTGAAGGGTATGTTCAGAAAGCATCATGCCAGAAAGGTATTGAATCTGTAAAAGTCAATT belongs to Chryseobacterium gleum and includes:
- a CDS encoding sensor histidine kinase, which codes for MFFVACEKKQAIHNVSQADKLYDEGANLLLKDNVEAYKKFQKALHYYYKVRDSSNISKSLICQAIAQKYTGDIFGAETTLVDALTFMKEGDESLYSAYSTLGDIKYAQKEYTSAEEWYSKGLSEKNISQKDRFDMLNNKGASEYRQKKYSSALRTLQSIDLKNVKDINLKNRIQENIVYTQWLQNKNYPAQSEFEKLLKLKLKNEDNWGANSSYSHLAEINQDSNPTKSLYYAQQMLNIANKIKSPDDRLEAIEKISLVDNPSNAIKNFKLYKNLSDSIQNYKNDNRNRFAYIKYDSEKKEIENQRLKADNSQKKLNILLLLMALILALIVIVWFRKRQIRLKQEKEIEVKNTQLKMSKKVHDVVANGIYQVMTKIENQEDFDRDKALDELEFVYEKSRDISYDKIGEEKEFSKVVSELIASFNNDTVKTFTAGNSPAIWESVSPTVKEEVYQMVRELMVNMKKHSRASHVAVKFEKINNVVEIQYKDNGIGIPGDLVYKNGLRNTASRIEAIKGTITFDTKIEKGLKVNLSFPVS
- a CDS encoding DUF5932 domain-containing protein, with product MFKKVLIVEDQEVMNRGVLNTIKELNIPDFDYVTYCDEALSRIRTALERKNPYDLLIADLSFEKDHIPQKLRSGQELILEAKKVQPALKVVVFSVEKKAKTIDDLYKIYQIDGFVSKARRDGQDLKSTIRKIFNGETVIPQEILNTMRHISSEFDAYDIKLLELLAKGYKQSEISTSLKQQRMMPYGIRSIERRLNELRDSLGAKNNIEMIVICKDIGLI
- a CDS encoding response regulator codes for the protein MFKKILIAEDHESINISVQKTLEELNIPTVDYVYYCDDAIGKIQKALREEYPYDLLITDLYYEEDHHEQNLKDGKELIRKAKEIQPDLKIIVFSAEHKTGVIENLFSDYEINGYIRKARNDSKELKKAIASVYIGENYLSFDLKQDMKKFNSYEFSTFDITLVSLLSKGILQKNIPAHLEERNIKPSSLSSVEKRLNSLKEDLEINSNEQLVAFCKDIGII